AAAAAGGTACCCATAACCCGCACCTTTTCAAGCGTTCAGACTGTGGGTACCCGTTCATACGAGGCGGCTCTTATCAGTTGCTGCCAAAGTTTACTTCACTTCAATGAAAAAATTAAATCATCTTGTGAAGGCTGCCAGTGTCCGTTACTTGGGCAAAGGTACCTTGCAATGATGCCATAAAAGTATCATGAACGGTTTTTGCAGGAATCACCGTATCGTTCCATACCAAATCTCTGGTGGTGCACGCATCGTCGAGCAATATGACTTCATAACCCAAGCGATGTGCGGCTCTCACGGTCGAATCGATGCATATGTGGCTCATCATGCCGCCAATGACCAGCCGGGATACTTTCATTGATTCAAGATTCTGATGCAATTCCGTTTGAAAAAAGCTATCCGGAGTATGTTTAACGATCACTTTTTCGCCAGCTTGGGGACTTACCCGTTCATGAATTGCAATGCCTT
The window above is part of the Paenibacillus hamazuiensis genome. Proteins encoded here:
- a CDS encoding cysteine hydrolase family protein; this encodes MNTALVLVDIQKDYFQGGRNELANTDQAAAHAQEALALFREKRLPIVHIQCILLEKNATFFLPDTEGIAIHERVSPQAGEKVIVKHTPDSFFQTELHQNLESMKVSRLVIGGMMSHICIDSTVRAAHRLGYEVILLDDACTTRDLVWNDTVIPAKTVHDTFMASLQGTFAQVTDTGSLHKMI